The following are encoded in a window of Castanea sativa cultivar Marrone di Chiusa Pesio chromosome 9, ASM4071231v1 genomic DNA:
- the LOC142609741 gene encoding UPF0481 protein At3g47200-like yields the protein MMGSNSVEKNSSHIVSIWEVNKDSLDKMHEKISQNPRLLSKAAGKRTCCIFRVPKSLIDINGNSYQPHIVSIGPYHRGEPHLQMIEEHKWRYLGSLLSKTKIIGLTLEDYLKSIHPLEKEARECYSETIHLSSNEFLGMMVVDGCFILELFRKVDNHTRCDPDDPLFTMAWILPFLFRDFLRLENQIPYFILERLFEVTKLPQEESGPPLSLLALRFFNYIMQRQDDSIESYHDLKGLHLLDVVRSSFFPPDLPECAEQVKTPTHIIHCVSKLRRSGIRLNPIKADSFLVVKFRRGVIEMPTITIDDFMTSFLMNCVAFEQCHNSCSKHITTYATFLDCLVNTSRDVEYLSDQNIIDNHFGSEAEVARFINNLGKDVAFDIDMCYLSKLFEDVHHYYRNSWHVQWASFKYTYFDTPWSFISALAAFVLLILTLAQTFYTVISYVKPKKD from the coding sequence atGATGGGAAGCAATTCTGTAGAGAAAAATTCAAGTCACATAGTGAGCATTTGGGAGGTCAACAAAGATAGCCTAGACAAGATGCACGAGAAGATCTCCCAAAACCCAAGGTTACTAAGCAAAGCCGCAGGTAAAAGAACATGTTGCATCTTCAGAGTCCCCAAGAGCTTAATCGACATCAATGGCAACTCGTATCAACCTCACATCGTCTCCATCGGCCCCTATCATCGTGGCGAGCCTCACCTACAAATGATCGAGGAGCACAAGTGGAGGTACCTAGGTTCTTTGCTCTCTAAGACCAAAATTATAGGTTTAACCTTAGAGGACTACTTGAAAAGCATACACCCACTTGAAAAAGAAGCTAGAGAGTGTTATTCTGAGACCATTCACCTCAGCTCCAATGAGTTCCTAGGAATGATGGTTGTTGATGGTTGTTTTATATTGGAGTTGTTCCGCAAGGTCGACAATCACACAAGGTGCGATCCCGATGACCCTCTCTTCACTATGGCCTGGATATTACCTTTTTTATTCAGAGACTTTCTCAGGCTTGAAAATCAAATTCCATATTTCATTTTGGAACGTTTATTTGAGGTTACAAAATTGCCTCAAGAGGAGTCTGGTCCACCCTTGTCCTTACTCGCTTTGCGATTCTTCAACTACATAATGCAAAGACAAGACGATAGCATAGAGAGTTACCACGATCTCAAAGGCTTGCATTTGCTTGACGTGGTTCGCTCAAGTTTTTTCCCACCCGATCTGCCAGAATGTGCAGAACAAGTGAAAACACCAACCCATATCATCCACTGTGTCTCGAAGCTACGCCGTTCGGGGATTAGGCTGAATCCAATCAAGGCAGACAGTTTCTTGGTTGTGAAATTCAGGCGCGGTGTGATTGAGATGCCCACTATAACAATCGACGATTTCATGACTTCTTTCTTGATGAACTGTGTGGCATTCGAGCAATGCCACAATAGTTGCTCTAAGCACATTACGACTTACGCTACATTTTTGGACTGCCTTGTCAACACTTCTAGAGACGTGGAGTACCTTTCCGATCAGAACATAATCGACAATCACTTTGGTTCCGAGGCCGAGGTTGCTCGATTCATCAACAATCTGGGCAAGGATGTGGCTTTTGATATTGATATGTGTTATTTGTCGAAGTTGTTCGAGGATGTGCACCACTATTATCGGAATAGTTGGCATGTACAATGGGCGAGCTTTAAGTATACATATTTTGACACCCCGTGGTCTTTTATTTCTGCATTGGCTGCCTTTGTGCTCTTAATCCTTACGCTTGCACAGACTTTCTACACAGTCATAAGTTATGTGAAACCTAAGAAGGACTAA